The following proteins are encoded in a genomic region of Natrinema sp. DC36:
- a CDS encoding RtcB family protein, protein MTTFDANGITLERVREYVWEIPQEGDMRVPARVLASEALLEEIQEDKSLEQIKNTTHLPGITNHAICMPDTHQGYGFPVGGVGALDAENGCISPGAVGYDINCGVRMMRTNLTYDEVRGHEEELVDSLFANIPSGLGGGGIVEAGVETIDEILARGVDWALENGHAVEADLLHCEDEGMREGADPEKVSQKAKDRGKNQIGSLGSGNHFLEVQRVTDVFDSGVGEAYGLEEDQIVVLIHCGSRGLGHQTCNDYLRKIEQQHKGLLDQLPDKELAAAPAGSQLAEDYYGAMNAAINFAWVNRQLIMHRTRQVFERVFDRSWESMEMELLYDVAHNIAKKETHTVNDDGDERELYVHRKGATRAFPAGHPEVPAAYRDVGQPVIIPGSMGAGSYVLRGGENSMELTFGSTAHGAGRLMSRTQAKNEFWGGDVQQDLEDQQAIYVKAQSGATIAEEAPGVYKDVDEVVRVSDELGIGDKVARTFPVCNIKG, encoded by the coding sequence ATGACCACGTTTGACGCGAACGGCATCACGCTCGAGCGGGTGCGCGAGTACGTCTGGGAGATTCCCCAGGAGGGCGACATGCGCGTCCCGGCGCGGGTACTGGCGAGCGAAGCGCTGCTCGAGGAGATTCAGGAAGACAAGTCCCTCGAGCAGATCAAAAACACGACGCACCTGCCGGGAATTACCAACCACGCGATCTGTATGCCCGACACCCATCAGGGGTACGGCTTCCCGGTCGGTGGGGTGGGTGCCCTCGACGCCGAAAACGGCTGCATTTCGCCGGGAGCGGTCGGCTATGACATCAATTGCGGCGTCCGGATGATGCGGACGAACCTGACTTACGACGAGGTACGGGGCCACGAGGAGGAGCTCGTCGACTCCCTCTTCGCCAATATCCCGTCAGGTCTCGGCGGCGGCGGAATCGTCGAAGCCGGCGTCGAGACGATCGACGAAATCCTCGCCCGCGGCGTCGACTGGGCGCTCGAGAACGGCCACGCCGTCGAAGCGGACCTGCTCCACTGCGAGGATGAGGGGATGCGCGAGGGGGCCGATCCCGAGAAGGTAAGCCAGAAGGCCAAGGACCGCGGGAAGAACCAGATCGGCTCGCTGGGCTCGGGGAACCACTTCCTCGAGGTCCAGCGAGTGACCGACGTCTTCGATTCGGGCGTGGGCGAGGCCTACGGACTCGAGGAGGACCAGATCGTCGTGTTGATCCACTGTGGCTCCCGCGGACTGGGCCATCAGACCTGCAACGACTACCTGCGGAAGATCGAGCAGCAACACAAGGGGCTGCTGGACCAGTTGCCCGACAAGGAACTCGCGGCCGCGCCCGCGGGATCACAGCTCGCCGAGGACTACTACGGCGCGATGAACGCGGCGATCAACTTCGCGTGGGTCAACCGGCAGCTGATCATGCACCGCACGCGGCAGGTCTTCGAGCGCGTCTTCGATCGATCCTGGGAGTCGATGGAGATGGAGCTACTCTACGACGTGGCCCACAATATCGCGAAGAAGGAGACGCACACGGTGAACGACGACGGCGACGAACGCGAACTCTACGTCCACCGCAAGGGGGCCACGCGGGCGTTCCCAGCCGGCCACCCCGAGGTTCCAGCAGCCTATCGGGACGTCGGCCAACCGGTGATCATCCCCGGGAGCATGGGCGCGGGCAGCTACGTCCTCCGGGGCGGCGAGAACTCGATGGAGCTGACCTTCGGCTCGACCGCTCACGGTGCGGGTCGGTTGATGAGCCGCACGCAGGCCAAAAACGAGTTCTGGGGCGGCGACGTCCAGCAGGACCTCGAGGACCAGCAGGCGATCTACGTCAAGGCCCAGTCCGGCGCGACGATCGCCGAGGAAGCGCCGGGCGTCTACAAGGACGTCGACGAGGTCGTCCGGGTCTCCGACGAACTCGGCATCGGCGACAAAGTTGCGCGGACGTTCCCCGTGTGTAACATCAAGGGCTGA
- a CDS encoding 30S ribosomal protein S9: MVTNTSGKKKTAVARATVREGEGRVRINSQPVELVEPETSRLKMLEPFRIVGDDLRGEMDIDVRVEGGGISGQADAVRTAVARGIVQHSNDAELRDAFMEFDRSLLVNDVRQSEPKKWGGPGARARYQKSYR, from the coding sequence ATGGTAACCAACACGAGTGGCAAGAAAAAGACGGCCGTCGCCCGCGCCACGGTGCGCGAGGGTGAGGGTCGCGTTCGAATCAATTCGCAACCGGTCGAACTGGTCGAACCGGAGACGTCCCGACTCAAGATGCTCGAGCCGTTCCGCATCGTCGGCGACGACCTGCGCGGCGAGATGGACATCGATGTCCGCGTCGAAGGTGGCGGTATCAGCGGACAGGCAGACGCCGTCCGTACCGCCGTCGCACGCGGGATCGTCCAGCACTCGAACGACGCCGAACTCCGCGACGCGTTCATGGAGTTCGACCGTTCGCTGCTGGTCAACGACGTTCGCCAGTCCGAACCGAAGAAGTGGGGCGGCCCGGGCGCTCGGGCGCGCTACCAGAAATCCTACCGCTAA
- a CDS encoding 30S ribosomal protein S13, protein MSAEEPQEQEDDEDLRYFVRIGQTDLDGTKSVERSLSEMNGIGRRTARLIAEEAGVDRTATFGRLDDDVIDGVIEAVENYADQVPDWLNNRQGDFYSGETTHEIGNDLQLTRQHDINRMKMIDSYKGSRHKRGQKVRGQRTKSTGRTEGTIGVNVEEIREEQAEEAAAAEEEEEDEGE, encoded by the coding sequence ATGAGCGCGGAAGAACCTCAAGAACAAGAAGACGACGAAGACCTCCGATACTTCGTCCGCATCGGACAAACGGACCTCGATGGGACGAAGTCCGTCGAGCGCTCGCTCTCGGAGATGAACGGGATCGGTCGCCGGACCGCCCGACTCATCGCCGAGGAAGCGGGCGTCGACCGAACCGCGACGTTCGGTCGACTCGACGACGACGTCATCGACGGCGTCATCGAGGCCGTGGAGAACTACGCCGACCAGGTCCCCGACTGGCTCAACAACCGTCAGGGCGACTTCTACAGCGGCGAAACGACCCACGAGATCGGGAACGATCTCCAGTTGACCCGACAGCACGACATCAACCGGATGAAGATGATCGACTCCTACAAGGGCTCTCGCCACAAGCGAGGCCAGAAGGTTCGCGGTCAGCGAACCAAGTCCACCGGCCGAACGGAGGGCACCATCGGAGTCAACGTCGAAGAGATCCGCGAAGAACAGGCCGAAGAGGCCGCAGCCGCCGAAGAAGAAGAAGAGGACGAGGGTGAATAA
- a CDS encoding 50S ribosomal protein L13, which translates to MSLAEFDADLVVDAQDCILGRVASEVAQRALDGDRVAIVNAEDAVITGDEEDIFETYRTRLQLGSDRGPYYPKRPDTIFKRSVRGMLPYKKTRGREALDSVRVYVGNPYEDDDDHETEVLEGTSLDRLSNIRFVHLREVSEQLGANVTW; encoded by the coding sequence ATGAGTCTCGCAGAGTTCGACGCAGATCTCGTCGTCGACGCACAGGACTGTATTCTCGGTCGGGTCGCGAGCGAGGTCGCCCAGCGCGCGCTGGACGGCGATCGCGTCGCGATCGTCAACGCCGAGGACGCGGTCATCACCGGCGACGAGGAAGACATCTTCGAGACGTACCGCACGCGGCTGCAGCTGGGTTCGGACCGCGGACCCTACTACCCCAAGCGACCGGACACGATCTTCAAGCGGTCCGTTCGCGGGATGCTGCCGTACAAGAAAACCCGTGGCCGCGAGGCACTCGACAGCGTCCGCGTCTACGTCGGCAACCCCTACGAGGACGACGACGATCACGAGACGGAAGTGCTCGAGGGGACGTCGCTGGATCGGCTGTCGAACATCCGCTTCGTCCACCTACGCGAAGTGTCCGAACAGTTAGGTGCTAACGTCACATGGTAA
- a CDS encoding AbrB/MazE/SpoVT family DNA-binding domain-containing protein, which produces MRVSADDGCLPLPKSIRERFGEEFELIERSDRLILVPIPDDPLEALRDEAAASEKTAAQLEESALKEALEEAGE; this is translated from the coding sequence ATGCGCGTCAGTGCCGACGACGGGTGTCTCCCTCTCCCGAAATCGATTCGGGAACGGTTCGGTGAGGAATTCGAACTCATCGAGCGTAGCGACCGACTGATCCTCGTCCCAATTCCAGACGATCCGCTCGAGGCACTTCGAGACGAGGCCGCTGCGAGCGAGAAAACAGCGGCACAACTCGAGGAGAGCGCACTGAAAGAGGCGCTCGAAGAAGCTGGCGAGTGA
- the moaA gene encoding GTP 3',8-cyclase MoaA, translated as MLTDEFGREVSGVRVSLTDRCNFDCVYCHNEGLGDTRGPMDPQDDEMSTDDVVRFLEVAAEFDVDAVKFTGGEPMLRQDLEEIIARTPDQMEVSLTTNGTFLPGRAEALVDAGLERVNVSQDALDPEDFAAVTKSGAYDKVLEGVEAALEAGLDPVKLNMVVFEHTAGYVPEMVDHVAENEGLQLQLIEYMPELTGKPEWNIDIQRVHDWLAEQADEIEHREMHDRKRYWIGGEDGSGGGMVEIVDPVENPTFCANCHRVRVTHEGYLKGCLNRNDDLKSMGEMTTSEIREAFRDTVANRVPYYGEYMIQNEQGQWEVNEKYIEEYAGA; from the coding sequence ATGCTCACCGACGAATTCGGGCGGGAGGTTTCCGGGGTTCGCGTCTCTCTCACCGATCGGTGTAACTTCGACTGCGTCTACTGTCACAACGAGGGGCTCGGGGACACTCGCGGACCGATGGATCCGCAGGACGACGAGATGTCGACCGACGACGTCGTCCGCTTTCTCGAGGTCGCCGCCGAGTTCGACGTCGACGCGGTCAAGTTCACCGGTGGAGAGCCGATGCTGCGACAGGACCTGGAGGAAATTATCGCACGGACGCCCGATCAGATGGAGGTTTCGCTGACCACGAACGGCACGTTCCTCCCCGGCCGCGCCGAGGCGCTCGTGGACGCCGGCCTCGAGCGGGTCAACGTCTCGCAGGACGCGCTCGATCCCGAGGATTTCGCCGCGGTGACGAAGAGCGGAGCCTACGACAAAGTCCTCGAAGGCGTCGAAGCGGCGCTCGAGGCGGGTCTGGATCCGGTCAAGCTCAACATGGTCGTTTTCGAGCACACCGCGGGGTACGTGCCGGAGATGGTCGATCACGTCGCCGAGAACGAGGGACTACAGCTCCAGTTGATCGAGTACATGCCGGAGCTGACGGGGAAGCCGGAGTGGAACATCGACATCCAGCGGGTTCACGACTGGTTGGCCGAGCAGGCCGACGAAATCGAACACCGAGAGATGCACGACCGAAAGCGCTACTGGATCGGCGGCGAGGACGGGAGCGGCGGTGGCATGGTCGAGATCGTCGACCCCGTCGAGAACCCGACCTTCTGTGCGAACTGCCATCGGGTTCGGGTCACCCACGAGGGCTACCTGAAGGGCTGTCTCAACCGCAACGACGACCTCAAGTCGATGGGCGAGATGACCACGTCGGAGATCCGCGAGGCCTTTCGCGACACCGTCGCGAACCGGGTTCCCTACTACGGCGAGTACATGATCCAGAACGAGCAGGGACAGTGGGAGGTCAACGAGAAGTACATCGAAGAGTACGCCGGAGCCTGA
- a CDS encoding DNA-directed RNA polymerase subunit K yields the protein MQQQQHNRYEKARILGARALQVSYGAPVLIETEQTQPILIAAEEYDAGVLPFTVKRGYDRK from the coding sequence ATGCAACAACAACAGCACAACCGCTACGAGAAGGCACGCATCCTCGGCGCTCGAGCGCTGCAGGTCTCCTACGGTGCGCCGGTGTTGATCGAGACGGAGCAGACCCAACCGATCCTCATCGCCGCAGAGGAGTACGACGCCGGTGTGTTGCCCTTTACCGTCAAGCGGGGGTACGACCGGAAATGA
- a CDS encoding 30S ribosomal protein S11 yields the protein MSQNDDKWGIAHVHASFNNTVMTVTDLTGAETIAKSSGGTAVKQNRDEASPYAAMQMAESVAEEVKAAGITGLHVRVRGPGGNLQKSPGPGAQATIRALARSGIEIGRIEDVTPIPHDGSRAPKGKGGY from the coding sequence ATGAGCCAGAACGACGACAAATGGGGAATCGCCCACGTACACGCATCGTTCAACAACACCGTCATGACCGTGACCGACCTCACGGGCGCGGAGACGATCGCCAAGTCCTCCGGTGGGACGGCGGTCAAGCAAAACCGCGACGAAGCGTCGCCGTACGCGGCCATGCAGATGGCCGAGTCCGTCGCCGAAGAGGTCAAAGCGGCCGGTATCACGGGCCTCCACGTTCGCGTGCGCGGCCCCGGCGGCAACCTCCAGAAGTCCCCCGGTCCCGGCGCGCAGGCGACGATTCGCGCGCTCGCCCGCTCGGGCATCGAGATCGGGCGAATCGAGGACGTTACGCCGATCCCCCACGACGGATCGCGCGCACCGAAAGGCAAGGGCGGCTACTAG
- a CDS encoding DNA-directed RNA polymerase subunit D: MTEEYDVEFVEREDREARFLVRGVTPAFANGIRRAMVADVPTMAIDTVRFVENSSVMFDEQLALRLGLVPLTTPPVGEFTEDDTVTLSIDVEGPATAYSGDLVSSDDLVQPADDNIPIIDLNDGQRLEAEADTIIDRGKNHAKHQGGVAVGYRHLQRVAVDGDLPEFEDEESRIIRGVIEDDGELVSTSEFDHDLSNRYPGKEVRVEDVPNAFVFHVETDGSFPIEELVTRAAETLAERATELEDAVQL; this comes from the coding sequence ATGACAGAGGAGTACGACGTCGAGTTCGTCGAACGCGAGGATCGTGAGGCACGGTTCCTCGTTCGCGGCGTAACGCCCGCGTTCGCTAACGGCATCCGCCGCGCGATGGTCGCCGACGTACCCACGATGGCGATCGACACCGTCCGGTTCGTCGAGAACTCGTCGGTCATGTTCGACGAGCAACTCGCGCTCCGACTCGGGCTCGTCCCGCTGACGACCCCGCCGGTCGGCGAGTTCACCGAGGACGACACCGTTACGCTCTCGATCGACGTCGAAGGGCCGGCGACCGCCTACTCCGGCGATCTCGTCTCGAGCGACGACCTCGTCCAACCCGCGGACGATAACATCCCGATCATCGATCTCAATGACGGCCAGCGTCTCGAGGCCGAGGCCGATACCATCATCGACCGCGGGAAAAACCACGCCAAGCATCAGGGCGGGGTCGCGGTCGGGTACCGGCACCTCCAGCGCGTGGCGGTCGACGGTGATCTTCCCGAGTTCGAGGACGAAGAGAGCCGGATTATCCGCGGCGTCATCGAAGACGACGGCGAACTCGTGTCGACGAGCGAGTTCGACCACGACCTCTCGAATCGCTACCCGGGCAAGGAGGTCCGGGTCGAGGACGTGCCGAACGCCTTCGTCTTCCACGTGGAGACCGACGGCTCGTTCCCCATCGAGGAGCTCGTGACGCGAGCAGCGGAGACGCTCGCCGAACGCGCGACCGAACTCGAAGACGCAGTACAGCTATAG
- a CDS encoding DNA-directed RNA polymerase subunit N translates to MMVPVRCFTCGNVVAEHWEAFDERANEGDEDPEKVLDELGVERYCCRRMLVSHKDLVDIVSPYQ, encoded by the coding sequence ATGATGGTACCGGTCCGGTGTTTCACCTGTGGCAACGTCGTCGCCGAACACTGGGAAGCGTTCGACGAGCGAGCGAACGAGGGCGACGAGGATCCCGAGAAGGTCCTCGACGAACTCGGCGTCGAGCGCTACTGCTGTCGGCGCATGCTCGTCAGTCACAAGGACCTCGTCGACATCGTCTCCCCGTACCAGTAA
- the rpsB gene encoding 30S ribosomal protein S2, whose translation MTENDATQEGLDAAEEEIDEEPAEGAGPAAEEDVEPVDEQPADAEGAPAADAEPADDDAEEEDAGPTLDDDVMPDEEADLLIPVEDYLGAGVHIGTQQKTEDMGRFIHRVRTDGLYVLDVSKTDGRIRTAADFLANYDPEQILVTSSRQYGRFPAEKFADAVGARARTGRFIPGTLTNPKYDGYIEPDVLVVTDPIGDAQAVKEAITVGIPVIAMCDSNNQVSNVDLVVPTNNKGRKALSVVYWLLANEVLDRRGAEPSYSLEDFESTV comes from the coding sequence ATGACAGAAAACGACGCAACCCAGGAAGGGCTCGACGCCGCCGAGGAGGAAATCGACGAGGAGCCAGCCGAAGGGGCTGGCCCCGCCGCCGAGGAGGATGTCGAGCCAGTAGACGAACAGCCCGCCGACGCCGAGGGAGCCCCCGCGGCCGACGCAGAACCAGCCGACGACGACGCCGAGGAAGAAGACGCCGGTCCGACCCTCGACGACGATGTCATGCCCGACGAAGAGGCGGACCTGTTGATCCCCGTCGAGGACTACCTCGGCGCTGGCGTCCACATCGGGACCCAACAGAAGACCGAGGACATGGGTCGGTTCATCCACCGCGTTCGAACCGACGGTCTCTACGTGCTCGACGTCTCGAAGACCGACGGCCGCATCCGCACGGCCGCGGACTTCCTCGCGAACTACGACCCGGAGCAGATCCTGGTCACCTCGAGCCGTCAGTACGGTCGGTTCCCGGCCGAGAAGTTCGCCGATGCCGTGGGCGCTCGCGCCCGTACCGGTCGCTTCATCCCGGGCACGCTGACGAACCCGAAGTACGACGGCTACATCGAGCCGGACGTGCTGGTCGTCACCGACCCGATCGGCGACGCGCAGGCCGTCAAGGAAGCCATCACGGTCGGCATCCCGGTCATCGCGATGTGTGACTCGAACAACCAGGTCAGTAACGTCGACCTCGTCGTCCCGACGAACAACAAGGGTCGAAAGGCCCTTTCGGTCGTCTACTGGCTCCTCGCCAACGAGGTCCTCGATCGACGCGGTGCCGAACCGTCCTACTCGCTCGAGGACTTCGAAAGCACGGTCTAA
- the eno gene encoding phosphopyruvate hydratase: MTLITDIRLRRILDSRGNPTVEADVVTESGGFGRAAAPSGASTGEYEAVERPPGEAIAAARERAVPRLVGEIYAGNQRDVDAALHAADGTDDFSEIGANSAVAISMAAAKAGADVLGAPLFQHLGGTFRGEGFPIPLGNVVGGGEHAADATDIQEFLAAPVGAPSVEDAVFANAAVHAAVAELLEERGVPCGKGDEGAWAPSIDDGGAFEIVAEAVSLVQDEVGFNIGFGLDVAGAELYDSESETYEYSDRSRDTDEQIAYIADLVEEYDLVYVEDPLDEDDYDAFADLTDEVGDQTLICGDDLFVTNTDRLIEGIDRGAANSILIKPNQIGTLSDAFDAIELATENGYDSVVSHRSGETEDATIAHLAVATDAPFIKTGTVGGERTAKLNELIRIADDAT, translated from the coding sequence ATGACGCTCATCACCGACATCCGGCTGCGTCGGATCCTCGACTCGCGAGGGAACCCGACGGTCGAGGCGGATGTCGTGACCGAGAGTGGCGGCTTCGGCCGTGCCGCGGCACCTAGCGGGGCCAGCACGGGCGAGTACGAAGCCGTCGAACGACCCCCGGGCGAGGCGATCGCTGCGGCTCGGGAACGCGCCGTTCCCCGGCTCGTCGGCGAGATCTACGCGGGCAACCAGCGCGATGTCGATGCCGCGCTCCACGCTGCCGACGGCACGGACGACTTCTCGGAGATCGGCGCAAACAGCGCGGTCGCGATCTCGATGGCCGCTGCGAAAGCCGGTGCCGACGTGCTCGGTGCACCGCTCTTTCAGCACCTCGGTGGTACGTTCCGCGGCGAGGGCTTCCCGATTCCGCTCGGTAACGTCGTTGGCGGCGGCGAACACGCCGCCGACGCGACCGACATTCAGGAGTTCCTGGCCGCACCCGTCGGCGCACCGAGCGTCGAAGATGCGGTCTTCGCGAACGCGGCCGTCCACGCCGCCGTCGCCGAACTGCTCGAGGAACGCGGCGTTCCCTGCGGCAAGGGCGACGAGGGCGCGTGGGCACCGTCGATCGACGACGGCGGGGCCTTCGAAATCGTCGCCGAGGCGGTCTCGCTGGTCCAAGACGAGGTCGGCTTCAATATCGGCTTCGGGCTGGACGTCGCCGGTGCTGAACTGTACGATTCCGAGTCGGAAACGTACGAGTACAGCGACCGGAGCCGCGATACGGACGAGCAGATCGCGTACATCGCCGACCTCGTCGAGGAGTACGACCTCGTCTACGTCGAGGATCCTCTCGACGAGGACGATTACGACGCCTTCGCCGACCTCACGGACGAAGTCGGCGACCAGACGCTGATCTGCGGTGACGACCTGTTCGTCACCAACACCGACCGACTCATCGAGGGGATCGACCGCGGCGCGGCCAACAGCATCCTGATCAAGCCGAACCAGATCGGGACGCTGTCGGACGCGTTCGACGCGATCGAACTCGCGACGGAGAACGGTTACGACTCGGTCGTCTCCCACCGGTCGGGCGAGACCGAAGACGCGACGATCGCACACCTCGCCGTTGCGACCGACGCTCCCTTCATCAAGACGGGAACCGTCGGCGGCGAGCGAACCGCAAAGCTCAACGAGCTCATTCGAATCGCAGACGACGCGACATGA
- a CDS encoding 30S ribosomal protein S4 — MPLGTDTKQYETPNHPYQGERIASEHSLVDRYGLSNKEELWRAQSELRSYRREARELLGQAQDDETVIRRSEEFLNRLKRVGILNETDELGDILSLEVEDILERRLQTVVYRTGLANTPQQARQFIVHGHVVVDGQRHLVPSYVVDTDEEDLVAFDENSPLADELHPERAEGNQ; from the coding sequence ATGCCACTCGGCACTGACACCAAGCAATACGAGACGCCGAACCACCCCTACCAGGGTGAGCGCATTGCCTCCGAACACTCCCTCGTCGACCGCTACGGGCTCTCGAACAAAGAAGAGCTCTGGCGAGCGCAGTCCGAACTTCGCTCCTACCGGCGCGAGGCTCGAGAACTGCTCGGCCAGGCCCAGGACGACGAAACCGTCATCCGACGCTCCGAGGAGTTCCTCAACCGACTCAAACGCGTCGGCATCCTCAACGAGACGGACGAACTCGGCGACATCCTGTCGCTCGAGGTCGAGGACATCCTCGAGCGCCGACTCCAGACGGTCGTCTACCGGACGGGACTGGCGAACACGCCCCAGCAGGCCCGCCAGTTCATCGTCCACGGCCACGTCGTGGTCGACGGGCAGCGCCACCTCGTTCCGTCCTACGTCGTCGACACCGACGAGGAGGATCTGGTGGCCTTCGACGAGAACAGTCCGCTCGCGGACGAACTCCACCCCGAACGCGCGGAGGGTAACCAATGA
- a CDS encoding thiamine-phosphate synthase family protein: protein MSLVLPSELVVERFLPTVRAMLATRLADRGMTQQEIAAELGVTQAAVSKYITGTGGGDDRFRDDPETVATVDHIADGLAGGELDAYDALAELLSLVRSLEDRGPICELHEEAMPELQGLSCDLCVRGVDPDVRAERDVLANVRTAARTLASIPGMADSVPNVGTNVGMCLPEPRDETDVAAVPGRIYAIGGRIEIPANPEFGASKHVSTAILAANDADPSVRGAINVATDDDVLEAAAATGIDPLEFDADYEDRGDHLRNRFADRGEVPRVAYHRGAFGIEPATYVFGATATDAAELIEAVLDAASSS, encoded by the coding sequence ATGTCGCTCGTTCTCCCGAGTGAGCTCGTCGTCGAACGGTTCCTACCGACCGTGCGGGCGATGTTAGCCACCCGACTCGCCGACCGCGGGATGACACAACAGGAGATCGCCGCCGAACTCGGCGTGACCCAGGCCGCGGTCAGCAAGTACATCACCGGTACCGGCGGCGGTGACGATCGATTTCGCGACGACCCCGAAACCGTCGCCACCGTCGATCACATCGCGGACGGACTGGCCGGCGGCGAGCTGGACGCCTACGACGCGCTCGCCGAACTCCTCTCGCTGGTCCGGAGCCTCGAGGACCGGGGCCCAATCTGCGAACTTCACGAAGAAGCGATGCCGGAGCTGCAGGGACTCAGCTGCGACCTCTGCGTCCGCGGGGTCGATCCCGACGTCCGTGCCGAACGGGACGTTCTCGCGAACGTCCGCACCGCCGCGCGGACGCTCGCCTCGATCCCCGGTATGGCCGACTCCGTCCCGAACGTCGGGACGAACGTCGGCATGTGCTTGCCCGAGCCGCGCGACGAGACCGATGTCGCCGCGGTTCCCGGCCGGATCTACGCGATAGGCGGCCGGATCGAAATTCCGGCCAACCCCGAGTTCGGCGCCTCGAAACACGTTTCGACGGCGATACTCGCCGCCAACGACGCCGATCCGTCCGTTCGCGGCGCGATCAACGTCGCCACCGACGACGACGTACTCGAGGCCGCGGCGGCGACGGGGATCGATCCGCTCGAGTTCGATGCCGACTACGAGGACCGGGGGGACCACCTCCGAAATCGGTTCGCGGACCGCGGCGAGGTTCCCCGCGTCGCATACCATCGGGGCGCGTTCGGGATCGAACCCGCGACCTACGTCTTCGGTGCGACGGCCACCGACGCCGCCGAACTGATCGAGGCGGTGCTGGATGCGGCGTCTTCGTCGTGA
- a CDS encoding archease, with the protein MGFELRDHTADIAVSATGESLEAVFGSVADGLAAASCDEIPDEAGDRFSVTVTAENREALLFDFLDELIYLRDTRVELPVDHRVESIELTESSDGSEAFRLEASARGIPLSAVDAREVKAVTYSEMRLERTDDRWEAYVVFDV; encoded by the coding sequence ATGGGATTCGAACTCCGCGATCATACGGCCGATATCGCGGTCTCGGCGACCGGCGAGTCGCTCGAGGCGGTTTTCGGCTCGGTAGCCGACGGTCTCGCGGCAGCCTCGTGCGACGAGATTCCGGACGAGGCCGGCGATCGGTTTTCGGTGACCGTGACCGCCGAGAACCGCGAGGCGCTGTTGTTCGATTTCCTCGACGAACTGATCTACCTGCGGGACACGCGAGTGGAACTCCCCGTCGACCATCGCGTCGAGTCGATCGAACTCACCGAGTCGTCCGACGGTTCCGAGGCGTTCCGTCTCGAGGCCAGCGCACGCGGAATTCCGCTCTCTGCGGTCGACGCTCGAGAAGTGAAGGCCGTGACGTATTCGGAGATGCGCCTCGAGCGAACCGACGACCGCTGGGAAGCCTACGTCGTCTTCGACGTCTAA
- a CDS encoding 50S ribosomal protein L18e — MSSKTNPRLNDLIAELKSTSRETDADVWRDVADRLEKPRRTHAEVNLGRIERYAREEETVVVPGKVLGSGALQKNVTVAAVKFSSSAETKIDQVGDPVPLEQVLEENPDGSDVRVIR; from the coding sequence ATGAGTAGCAAGACTAATCCGAGGCTCAACGATCTCATCGCCGAGCTGAAGTCGACGTCCCGCGAAACGGACGCCGACGTCTGGCGAGACGTTGCGGATCGACTCGAGAAGCCCCGACGCACCCACGCTGAGGTAAATCTGGGCCGCATCGAGCGGTACGCACGCGAAGAAGAGACTGTCGTCGTTCCCGGCAAAGTGCTGGGATCCGGCGCACTACAGAAGAACGTCACCGTCGCCGCCGTCAAGTTCTCTTCGTCCGCAGAGACGAAGATCGACCAGGTCGGTGATCCGGTACCGCTCGAGCAAGTGCTCGAAGAGAACCCCGACGGATCGGATGTCCGGGTGATTCGATGA